A part of Chitinivorax tropicus genomic DNA contains:
- a CDS encoding penicillin acylase family protein has product MLKPWLRTVAGVLALLSLSGCEWDLEETTQLPRGSQVMWDGDGVPHIYAWRSDSLAYAFGRAQMQMHPELLLRLYAQARGRSAEYYGPVFMQGDPFPTDLVEVDTLVRTMGFPARAQTWLNQQSPRMRAFIDSFVEGINAQAASMALSPEAKAVLPVRSEDVMAHTLRLFFSYLSGATTTGEPNCSLIYPNPAATPFNLIGGSNGWALGPKRTASGHAMLLANPHLVWGGTHTWFEAHFSSPTYQIYGATLVGLPVMRIGFNQQLGWVHTVNSQDGCDLYELKPSGEGYLLDGQTRSFEQRQETLLIKQPDGSQLATTLHLRRSIHGPVFEKAGKVYAMRIVGVDQLPTPGVLEQWWDMAQARHFGAFKQIVTRLQNPYHNILYADRDRNIWGVFGGLTPRRPQGDAAFWAQPVDGSRSDLIWHDALRLSELPQAINPESGWVQNSNSVPWTMTKPNLNPTHYPAYLSPYVSPLLREQRGIQLIEQSAPFTLDSLMTAKHDTRALLADRVLDDLIRFALASGQPALQQAAQVLGGWDRRTDAHSRGAVLFAAWVAVMGGDEALPYRDPADPRRPDTTPAGLTDPVASLTALGKALAILGQVGVAPDVAFGEVYRFRKGKPGSAHFVDHPANGGSESLGVFRTFGYIDDSDGRQRAIFGDTFSALVEFSSPVRAKVIHTYGNSSQPDSPHYGDQLALAARQGMRDARLSWPEVQRATVRQERFKR; this is encoded by the coding sequence ATGTTGAAACCTTGGTTGAGGACTGTGGCCGGGGTGTTGGCCCTGCTTTCCCTGAGTGGCTGTGAGTGGGATCTGGAAGAAACGACACAGCTGCCGCGCGGCAGTCAGGTGATGTGGGATGGCGATGGTGTGCCCCATATCTATGCCTGGCGATCAGACAGCCTGGCCTACGCGTTTGGCCGGGCCCAGATGCAGATGCATCCGGAACTGCTGTTGCGCCTGTACGCACAGGCCCGTGGCCGCAGCGCGGAGTACTATGGACCAGTGTTCATGCAGGGCGATCCCTTCCCGACGGATCTGGTCGAGGTGGATACCCTGGTACGGACCATGGGCTTTCCGGCACGGGCACAGACCTGGCTGAATCAGCAAAGCCCACGCATGCGGGCATTCATCGACAGCTTTGTAGAAGGGATCAACGCCCAGGCGGCCAGCATGGCCCTGAGCCCCGAAGCCAAGGCGGTGCTGCCTGTGCGCAGCGAAGACGTGATGGCGCACACGCTGCGGTTGTTCTTCAGCTATCTGTCCGGCGCCACCACCACAGGCGAGCCCAACTGCAGCTTGATCTACCCCAATCCAGCCGCCACCCCTTTCAATCTGATTGGCGGCTCCAATGGCTGGGCATTGGGCCCGAAACGAACCGCTTCCGGACATGCCATGCTACTGGCCAACCCGCATCTGGTGTGGGGCGGCACCCATACTTGGTTCGAGGCCCATTTCAGCAGCCCTACGTACCAGATCTATGGTGCCACGCTGGTCGGCCTGCCTGTCATGCGGATCGGCTTCAATCAACAACTGGGCTGGGTACACACCGTCAACAGCCAGGATGGCTGCGATCTGTATGAACTCAAACCAAGCGGGGAGGGCTATCTGTTGGATGGCCAGACCCGGTCATTCGAACAGCGTCAGGAAACCCTGCTGATCAAGCAGCCAGACGGCAGCCAGCTGGCCACCACCTTGCATCTGCGTCGTAGCATCCATGGCCCGGTCTTCGAAAAAGCAGGCAAAGTCTACGCCATGCGTATTGTCGGGGTCGATCAGCTGCCCACCCCAGGGGTGCTGGAGCAATGGTGGGATATGGCTCAGGCGCGTCATTTTGGTGCCTTCAAGCAAATTGTCACACGCCTGCAAAATCCGTATCACAATATTCTGTATGCAGATCGTGACCGGAACATCTGGGGCGTATTCGGTGGATTGACCCCGCGCCGCCCACAAGGCGATGCCGCCTTCTGGGCGCAGCCGGTCGATGGCAGCCGTAGCGACCTCATCTGGCACGACGCGCTACGCCTGTCCGAGCTGCCCCAAGCCATCAACCCGGAGAGTGGCTGGGTGCAGAACTCCAACAGCGTTCCATGGACAATGACCAAGCCTAACCTGAACCCAACGCATTACCCGGCTTATCTGTCCCCTTATGTCAGCCCCTTGTTGCGGGAGCAACGTGGCATCCAACTGATCGAGCAGTCCGCACCGTTTACGTTGGACAGCCTGATGACGGCCAAACATGACACACGGGCGCTGCTGGCAGATCGTGTGCTCGATGACCTGATCAGGTTTGCGCTTGCCAGCGGGCAGCCTGCACTGCAACAGGCAGCGCAGGTGCTGGGAGGCTGGGATCGTCGAACCGATGCGCACAGCAGGGGTGCCGTATTGTTCGCCGCCTGGGTGGCCGTGATGGGAGGGGACGAGGCTTTGCCCTATCGTGACCCAGCCGATCCTCGTCGACCCGACACCACGCCTGCGGGATTGACTGACCCGGTCGCCAGCTTGACTGCGCTGGGTAAAGCGCTGGCCATACTCGGGCAGGTAGGCGTGGCGCCCGATGTGGCGTTTGGCGAGGTCTACCGTTTCCGTAAAGGCAAGCCCGGTAGCGCACACTTTGTCGATCACCCCGCCAATGGCGGCAGCGAAAGCCTGGGCGTGTTCCGTACCTTTGGGTACATCGACGACAGCGATGGCCGTCAGCGTGCCATTTTTGGTGACACTTTTTCCGCGCTGGTGGAATTTTCCAGCCCGGTTCGTGCCAAAGTGATCCACACCTATGGAAACAGCAGCCAGCCAGACTCGCCGCACTACGGCGATCAGCTGGCATTGGCCGCCAGGCAAGGCATGCGGGATGCGCGGCTGAGCTGGCCCGAGGTGCAACGGGCAACTGTCCGACAAGAGCGTTTCAAGCGTTGA
- a CDS encoding condensation domain-containing protein, which translates to MMAAIQTHASPLTELNLDELPFYREREQPTRPAAPTKPNHPPTHEQQPEPQAIVPGQAYPLGYAQLCFWFVYMALGETANNLLRLMLEGELDVGRLEKALNHQLQRHDALRASMSDWNPVQRFIAWQAIDLPFQDLAGKSEREQSVAVSQLSHQLLGAPFDLAKPPLMRARLVRLGPQQHLLLLCFPHIVADGAAIHLFQQQMMDVYDRLARGERLPGREQTLQIADFARQERQRYQANGRAASAFWQRVLAKHPYARFPESMRETGRIQHHSRYVTFPGESYQQLQQLAKHHKATHQMALIAALTCVIQHLTGARQFTVNSVLESRDQAGSEDLMAPLLRVMPVPVTFHPGQTFVDLLQAVRSHILAAYEHKDCPWSVPVGLLAEQRWHRSPRAYVRLIHAGSWLFAKLFRRGQLYPRYLADYLFMEAFPPEAGWRNRLRKQPPRAERGGIPDPVININILQGVYKRDKAPACSQLRAWQLNDPRQFALSESLDSSWEDETINLYIVDTGQGKPSIRICCTNLHEQGLNRLMQAMEHILQRVADQPLLPLNLTGTSVT; encoded by the coding sequence ATGATGGCGGCGATCCAGACCCATGCCAGCCCATTGACCGAGCTGAATCTCGATGAGCTGCCGTTCTACCGCGAGCGGGAGCAACCAACCCGCCCCGCCGCGCCCACCAAGCCCAATCATCCGCCCACGCACGAGCAGCAGCCTGAGCCCCAGGCCATCGTGCCGGGGCAGGCTTATCCCTTGGGTTATGCGCAGCTGTGCTTCTGGTTTGTGTACATGGCGCTGGGTGAGACAGCCAACAACCTGCTTCGCCTGATGCTGGAAGGTGAGCTGGATGTCGGCAGGCTGGAGAAGGCGCTGAATCACCAGCTGCAGCGGCATGATGCATTGCGGGCGAGCATGTCGGACTGGAATCCAGTACAGCGCTTCATCGCTTGGCAAGCCATCGATCTGCCTTTTCAGGATCTGGCCGGGAAAAGTGAGCGGGAACAATCTGTCGCGGTATCGCAGCTCTCCCATCAACTGCTGGGGGCCCCCTTCGATCTGGCCAAACCCCCGCTGATGCGTGCCAGATTGGTGCGGCTGGGGCCACAGCAACACCTGCTGTTGCTGTGCTTTCCCCATATCGTGGCGGATGGAGCGGCCATCCACCTGTTCCAGCAGCAAATGATGGATGTCTATGATCGCCTGGCGCGCGGCGAACGCTTGCCAGGTCGGGAGCAGACCCTGCAGATTGCTGATTTCGCCCGCCAGGAGCGTCAGCGCTATCAGGCCAATGGGCGGGCCGCCAGTGCCTTCTGGCAACGGGTGCTGGCCAAGCATCCCTACGCCCGGTTTCCAGAGTCGATGCGCGAGACTGGCCGCATCCAGCATCACAGCCGCTATGTGACCTTTCCCGGCGAGAGCTATCAGCAGTTGCAGCAGCTGGCCAAGCACCACAAGGCAACCCACCAGATGGCGCTGATCGCTGCCTTGACCTGCGTGATCCAACATTTGACCGGTGCACGACAGTTCACGGTCAACTCGGTGCTGGAAAGCCGCGACCAGGCTGGCTCGGAAGACCTGATGGCCCCCCTGTTGCGGGTCATGCCGGTGCCGGTGACATTCCACCCAGGGCAGACCTTTGTCGATCTGCTGCAAGCGGTGCGTAGCCACATCCTGGCTGCCTATGAGCACAAGGATTGCCCCTGGAGCGTCCCAGTCGGGCTGTTGGCCGAGCAGCGCTGGCACCGCAGCCCCCGTGCCTATGTCCGGCTGATACACGCCGGCAGCTGGCTGTTTGCCAAATTGTTCCGACGAGGGCAGTTGTACCCACGCTATCTGGCGGATTACCTGTTCATGGAGGCCTTCCCGCCCGAGGCAGGCTGGCGCAATCGCCTGCGCAAGCAACCACCACGGGCGGAGCGGGGCGGCATTCCAGATCCGGTGATCAATATCAATATCCTGCAGGGTGTCTACAAGCGTGATAAAGCGCCGGCATGCAGCCAGCTACGTGCCTGGCAGCTCAACGACCCGCGTCAGTTCGCGCTGAGTGAAAGCCTGGACAGCAGTTGGGAGGATGAAACCATCAACCTTTATATCGTTGACACCGGCCAGGGCAAACCCAGCATCCGTATCTGTTGTACCAACCTGCATGAGCAGGGGTTGAATCGTCTGATGCAGGCCATGGAACACATCCTGCAGCGGGTGGCCGATCAGCCGCTGTTACCACTCAACTTAACGGGAACGTCAGTCACATGA
- a CDS encoding DNA-binding protein, with protein sequence MYLICADGKPMARTGIYKSDVRKARDVLLAEGKHPSIDAIRVILGNTGSKTTIHRYLRELEDEDGGAGSGKLVVSEVIQDLVVRLAERLHAESLAEVELLRAHQQALVVEHEATVARLQVEAVQRQQALDGCRADLKAQEDRLNVLTDQYQQSQAALLASRQQSQVLQERLEERQQFIQSLEEKHQHARSALEHYRESVKVQREQELRRHDQQLQQAQMEIRTINQTLIVKQSELTNTYQDLAKLDAELALHKQQLSLAMQDQDQALIMRRAQQQRIDRLESMIESLNQQLRQATFDQSRLWSALQTAHRPAEVAEPLPDVLTLDLFQ encoded by the coding sequence ATGTATCTTATTTGTGCGGACGGTAAGCCCATGGCCAGAACAGGTATTTATAAATCGGATGTCAGAAAGGCGAGAGATGTGCTGCTAGCGGAGGGTAAGCACCCATCTATCGATGCGATAAGGGTCATTTTGGGGAATACAGGCTCTAAAACGACCATCCACCGGTATCTGCGTGAGCTGGAGGATGAGGATGGTGGAGCCGGCAGTGGAAAGCTGGTGGTCAGTGAAGTCATCCAGGATCTGGTGGTACGTTTGGCTGAAAGATTGCATGCGGAAAGCCTAGCTGAGGTGGAGTTATTGCGTGCACATCAGCAAGCTTTGGTGGTGGAACATGAAGCCACTGTCGCTCGGCTGCAAGTCGAAGCCGTACAACGGCAGCAGGCATTGGATGGTTGTCGAGCAGATCTGAAAGCTCAGGAGGATCGTCTGAATGTCTTGACTGATCAATATCAGCAGTCTCAGGCGGCATTGCTGGCAAGCAGGCAACAGAGTCAAGTGCTGCAGGAGCGTCTTGAGGAGCGGCAGCAATTCATTCAATCACTGGAAGAGAAACATCAGCATGCGAGATCGGCATTGGAGCACTATCGCGAATCGGTCAAGGTGCAGCGTGAGCAGGAGCTGAGGCGACATGATCAGCAGCTGCAGCAGGCACAGATGGAGATCCGTACTATCAATCAGACTTTGATTGTGAAGCAGAGTGAGCTGACCAATACCTACCAGGACTTGGCCAAGCTGGACGCCGAGTTGGCATTACATAAGCAGCAGCTGTCGCTCGCAATGCAGGATCAAGATCAGGCATTGATCATGCGCCGGGCGCAGCAGCAGCGTATAGACCGGCTTGAGTCGATGATCGAGTCACTCAACCAACAGCTGCGTCAGGCTACATTTGATCAAAGCCGTTTGTGGAGCGCATTGCAGACTGCCCACCGCCCTGCGGAAGTGGCTGAGCCTTTGCCTGATGTGTTGACGTTGGATTTGTTCCAGTAG
- a CDS encoding SOS response-associated peptidase: protein MCVNFQSPTKGEFQQYFAVDCPSEMDSLEIWQDYCAPIILNDDDDQRIAVSASFGLVPQHHKPIGVKHLSTMNARAETISSLRNYKPFWQACQLCLVPAKYIYEPCYASGTAMRWQIGMADGQPFAIAGLWRTWSGRGGVVECAFTQITINADTHPLMSRFHKPLDEKRMVAIIAPSDYEAWLRCRNPAVAATFLKPYPAEWMTAQASPLKRR, encoded by the coding sequence ATGTGCGTCAACTTCCAGTCACCCACCAAAGGGGAATTCCAACAATATTTCGCAGTTGATTGCCCAAGTGAGATGGATTCCCTGGAAATCTGGCAAGACTATTGCGCGCCCATCATACTGAATGACGACGATGATCAGCGCATCGCGGTTTCCGCCAGCTTTGGCCTGGTGCCACAACACCACAAGCCCATTGGTGTCAAACACCTGTCAACCATGAATGCGCGCGCGGAGACCATTAGCAGCCTGCGCAATTACAAGCCATTCTGGCAAGCCTGCCAGCTCTGCCTGGTGCCCGCAAAATACATCTATGAACCTTGTTACGCGTCAGGTACGGCAATGCGTTGGCAGATCGGCATGGCAGATGGGCAGCCCTTTGCCATTGCCGGGTTATGGCGCACCTGGTCAGGGCGGGGCGGTGTGGTCGAATGCGCATTCACCCAGATCACCATCAATGCAGACACCCATCCACTGATGAGCCGCTTTCATAAACCATTGGATGAGAAGCGAATGGTGGCGATCATTGCCCCGTCCGATTATGAGGCTTGGTTACGCTGTCGCAACCCTGCTGTGGCGGCCACTTTTCTGAAACCCTATCCAGCCGAATGGATGACTGCCCAAGCTTCGCCACTGAAGCGCAGGTGA
- a CDS encoding MbtH family NRPS accessory protein yields MNTRFTVIVNAYHDYALHDLDQPIPSGWRDLLVVGSLADCQAYIRKAQQCLPASAIDSEPAII; encoded by the coding sequence ATGAACACACGTTTCACGGTCATCGTCAATGCCTATCACGACTATGCCCTCCATGATCTCGATCAGCCCATCCCGTCCGGGTGGCGTGACTTGTTGGTGGTCGGCAGCCTGGCGGATTGTCAGGCCTACATCCGCAAGGCGCAGCAGTGCCTGCCTGCCAGCGCCATCGATAGTGAGCCCGCGATCATTTGA
- a CDS encoding ABC transporter permease: MNSALFQLMMTQFRQYIREPQILFWSFGFPLLLVWLLGVSFSDNEVKEHTIGVVLPAQSEPAKASIKQWAEQMASTPHSLSTIVNSGEIKRDHLVKVKYRFHYYDNREEVVKALKRGDVQMFVELDASSGKRIYYLDPQNNDAMLTYFFLGDDPTRLTKVVEKNMSVLESPGLRYVDFLVPGLIAMAIMETCLVAVGWTLIEKRATKVTRQMRITPMSRHDFLAAHVLACFVFSFTEILVIYFFAQSYFDVHAQGGMLPFVLLVIAGNLCFAGIAILAASRALKAQTASGLLEVTILFLVIFSGIFFSYKQFPAWMVSVIEVLPLTILVDAMRMVFVEGAGVLDIAKQAAILSLIGIGTFVTGARVFRWY, translated from the coding sequence ATGAATAGCGCGCTGTTCCAACTGATGATGACGCAGTTTCGCCAATACATTCGCGAGCCGCAGATTCTGTTCTGGTCGTTTGGCTTTCCGTTGCTGCTGGTCTGGCTGCTGGGCGTGTCGTTCTCTGACAACGAGGTCAAAGAGCACACCATCGGCGTCGTCCTACCCGCTCAAAGTGAGCCAGCCAAGGCTTCCATCAAACAATGGGCCGAGCAGATGGCGTCCACGCCACATAGCCTGTCCACGATCGTCAACAGCGGTGAGATCAAACGTGATCATCTGGTCAAGGTGAAGTATCGCTTCCATTACTATGACAACCGTGAAGAGGTCGTCAAAGCCCTGAAACGGGGCGATGTGCAGATGTTCGTGGAGCTGGATGCGTCGTCCGGCAAGCGCATCTATTACCTCGATCCGCAGAACAACGACGCCATGTTGACCTATTTCTTTCTGGGGGACGACCCGACCAGGCTGACCAAGGTGGTTGAAAAGAACATGTCAGTGCTGGAAAGCCCCGGTCTGCGCTATGTCGATTTCCTGGTGCCTGGGCTGATCGCGATGGCCATCATGGAAACCTGCCTGGTTGCGGTCGGATGGACGCTGATCGAGAAACGCGCCACCAAGGTGACCCGCCAGATGCGCATCACCCCGATGAGCCGTCATGACTTTCTGGCCGCCCATGTGCTGGCGTGTTTCGTGTTCAGTTTTACGGAGATCCTCGTCATCTACTTCTTTGCACAAAGCTACTTCGATGTGCATGCACAAGGGGGCATGCTGCCCTTCGTGCTGCTGGTGATCGCGGGCAATCTGTGTTTTGCGGGCATCGCCATCCTGGCGGCCTCCAGGGCGCTCAAAGCCCAAACGGCAAGCGGCCTGCTGGAGGTCACCATCCTGTTCCTGGTGATCTTCTCAGGCATCTTCTTCAGCTACAAACAATTCCCGGCTTGGATGGTATCGGTCATCGAAGTCCTGCCGTTGACCATCCTGGTGGATGCCATGCGCATGGTGTTCGTGGAAGGGGCAGGGGTTCTCGACATCGCCAAGCAGGCGGCGATTCTGAGCTTGATTGGCATCGGTACCTTTGTGACCGGCGCCCGCGTCTTCCGTTGGTATTGA
- a CDS encoding ABC transporter ATP-binding protein, whose amino-acid sequence MAANEKVIEFKGVTKRFKDLTAVNDVSLDIHRGEFIALLGPNGAGKTTLVEMIEGLKQPDAGSIRILGKEWARDEAFLRMRLSGVLQETLFIGKLRVDETVNLFASFYKRPRSRSDEVLELVELTGKRKALVEGLSGGQRQRLALAIAMLNEPEIMILDEPTTGLDPQVRRGTWEILRRLNRETRSTMILTTHYMEEAEFLCDRICIMHQGRILTQGTLDELLHTHEPGEIVEYRVQNEQACVELRQNDNVISYSYDQVSAKARILVHNGSDFLFRLSEFVRDHKIKIDEIVVRKKTLDDLFLSLAGRGFHE is encoded by the coding sequence ATGGCAGCAAATGAAAAAGTGATCGAATTCAAAGGCGTGACCAAGCGTTTCAAGGATTTGACCGCGGTCAACGATGTATCGCTCGACATCCATCGAGGTGAATTCATTGCCTTGCTCGGCCCGAATGGGGCAGGCAAGACGACGCTGGTGGAGATGATCGAAGGGCTGAAACAGCCAGATGCCGGCTCGATCCGGATTCTGGGCAAGGAATGGGCCCGGGATGAGGCTTTCCTGCGGATGCGGCTGTCTGGGGTGCTGCAGGAGACATTGTTCATCGGTAAGTTGCGGGTGGATGAGACAGTCAATCTGTTCGCCAGTTTTTACAAGCGCCCGCGCAGCCGGTCCGATGAAGTCTTGGAGCTGGTCGAGCTGACTGGCAAGCGGAAGGCGCTGGTGGAAGGCTTGTCCGGGGGGCAGCGGCAGCGGCTTGCCTTGGCGATTGCCATGCTCAACGAGCCGGAGATCATGATTCTGGACGAGCCCACCACCGGTCTGGACCCACAAGTACGCCGTGGTACGTGGGAGATCCTGCGTCGGCTCAATCGTGAAACCCGCTCCACGATGATCCTGACCACCCATTACATGGAAGAGGCGGAATTCCTGTGCGACCGGATCTGCATCATGCATCAGGGCCGGATTCTGACTCAGGGCACGCTGGATGAGCTGTTGCATACCCATGAGCCAGGCGAGATCGTCGAATATCGGGTACAGAATGAGCAGGCCTGCGTCGAGCTGCGGCAGAACGACAACGTGATCAGCTACAGCTACGACCAGGTGTCGGCCAAGGCCCGCATCCTGGTGCATAACGGCTCGGATTTCCTGTTCCGCCTGTCTGAGTTCGTGCGTGATCACAAGATCAAGATCGATGAAATCGTCGTCCGGAAGAAAACGCTGGACGATCTGTTCCTATCCCTGGCTGGCAGAGGTTTCCATGAATAG
- a CDS encoding MipA/OmpV family protein: protein MSTLRHNTHNRPTTWISRLGLALCMAGGMNIAWADDWSLTTDLGVAVGHRYPGGKETVTSPLIGLTLKAPMGFFIGTQSGLGWGTDIGKRASVAVYLAASPGRKDHRARFEGSDYLKGMGDIKSRAQLGFNAKVELGMFELESTLAFTDKGSEEQYIDLNGKQQTARQEGSANLRLSLGTQFYEGKWGTLAGAVLTDFGDSHYMMNWFGVNPLQASRTQFKAYTPSAGMVDLGASLAWIVPLDKQTTLTFGGEALRLVGDAADSPIVLKKNQFSGTAALSYTF, encoded by the coding sequence ATGAGTACGTTGCGTCACAATACCCACAACCGACCAACAACCTGGATAAGCCGCCTGGGCTTGGCGCTGTGCATGGCAGGCGGAATGAATATCGCCTGGGCAGATGACTGGTCATTGACCACTGATTTGGGCGTCGCCGTCGGCCATCGGTATCCAGGCGGGAAGGAAACCGTCACCAGCCCACTGATTGGCCTGACGCTCAAGGCACCCATGGGTTTCTTTATCGGCACCCAATCCGGCCTGGGTTGGGGCACGGATATCGGCAAACGGGCCAGCGTTGCGGTCTACTTGGCTGCCAGCCCTGGCCGGAAGGATCATCGTGCACGCTTTGAGGGCTCGGACTACCTCAAAGGCATGGGCGATATCAAAAGCCGGGCACAATTAGGCTTCAATGCCAAGGTCGAGTTGGGCATGTTCGAACTGGAATCCACGCTGGCATTCACCGATAAGGGCAGCGAAGAACAGTACATCGACCTGAATGGCAAGCAACAGACCGCCCGCCAAGAAGGTAGCGCCAACCTACGCCTGTCACTGGGAACCCAATTCTATGAAGGCAAATGGGGCACGCTGGCCGGTGCCGTCCTTACCGACTTTGGTGACAGCCATTACATGATGAACTGGTTCGGCGTGAACCCGCTGCAAGCATCCAGAACCCAATTCAAGGCGTACACGCCCAGCGCGGGCATGGTGGACCTGGGTGCCAGCCTGGCCTGGATCGTCCCGCTGGACAAACAGACCACGTTGACTTTCGGCGGCGAAGCCTTGCGTCTGGTCGGTGATGCAGCGGACAGCCCGATTGTCCTGAAGAAGAACCAATTCTCAGGCACTGCGGCATTGAGCTATACCTTCTAA